Proteins from a single region of Antechinus flavipes isolate AdamAnt ecotype Samford, QLD, Australia chromosome 2, AdamAnt_v2, whole genome shotgun sequence:
- the LOC127547502 gene encoding zinc finger protein 420-like, whose protein sequence is MLEPDILRSSCPGSKEFPEEKPYECIVCGKAFSIKTQLTVHQRIHTGMILYECSECGKTFYRNSDYIKHQRIHTGEKRYECSICEKAYSSKSYLTVHQKTHAETPCECRECGKTFYEKSAFIRHQRIHTEEKPYKCSECGKAFWNRSQIIEHQSIHTGVRPYECGECGKAFRTKTYFTEHQRIHTGEKPYACNECGKPFRSKAQLNMHQRIHTGEKPYGCKECGKAFLRNSDLSQHLRIHTGEKPYSCSMCEKAFRIKTQLTLHERIHTGKIFVDCKECGKVFHRNSDYIKHQRIHTGEKPYECRECGMAFRLKTQLFVHHSIHTGEKPYECNTCGKTFTSKSSLTMHQRIHTGEKPHQCKECGKAFHCNSTLIRHQVIHTEEKPYECGKCGRTFRLKAQLSIHYMIHTGEKPYECNICGKAFSSKSYLIVHQKIHTGETLYECKECGKTFHYKAALIRHQGIHTEEKPYECGECGKAFRLKTQLSLHHIIHTGEKPYKCSICGKAFNRKSTLNAHQKIHTGRDPS, encoded by the exons ATGCTGGAGCCAGATATTCTAAGAAGTAGCTGTCCAG GGAGTAAAGAATTTCctgaagagaaaccttatgaatgtattGTCTGTGGGAAGGCCTTCAGTATTAAGACACAACTTACTgtgcatcagagaattcacactgggaTGATTCTTtatgaatgtagtgaatgtgggaagACCTTCTATCGGAACTCAGATTATATtaaacatcaaagaattcatactggagagaaacgtTATGAATGTAGTATATGTGAGAAGGCCTACAGTAGCAAGTCATATCTTACTGTGCATCAGAAAACTCATGCAGAGACACCTTGTGAATGTAGGGAGTGTGGGAAGACTTTCTATGAAAAGTCAGCATTTATTCGACATCAAAGAATTCACACtgaagagaaaccttataaatgtagtgaatgtggaaaagctttctgGAACAGGTCCCAGATTATTGAACACCAGAGCATTCACACTGGAGTGAGACCTTATGAATGTggtgaatgtgggaaggccttcaggACTAAGACATATTTTACtgagcatcagagaattcatactggagagaaaccttatgcatgtaatgaatgtgggaagccTTTCAGGAGTAAGGCACAACTTAATatgcatcagagaattcatactggagagaaaccttatgggTGTAAGGAATGTGGGAAGGCTTTCCTGCGCAACTCAGATCTTAGCCAACATctgagaattcatactggagagaaaccttatagcTGTAGTATGTGTGAGAAGGCCTTCAGGATTAAGACACAGCTTACTCTGCAcgagagaattcatactggaaagATTTTTGTTGACTGTAAGGAGTGTGGCAAGGTCTTCCATCGGAATTCAGATTATattaaacatcagagaattcatactggggagaaaccttatgaatgtaggGAATGCGGGATGGCCTTCAGACTTAAAACACAGCTTTTTGTGCATCATAgtattcatactggagagaaaccttatgaatgtaatacTTGTGGGAAGACCTTCACTAGCAAGTCATCTCTTACCATgcaccagagaattcatactggagagaaacctcatCAATGTAAGGAGTGTGGGAAGGCTTTTCACTGCAACTCAACACTTATTCGCCATCAAGTAATTCACACCgaagagaagccttatgaatgtggGAAATGTGGGAGGACTTTCAGGCTTAAGGCACAGCTTTCTATTCATTATatgattcatactggagagaaaccttatgaatgtaatatatgtgggaaggccttcagtAGCAAGTCATATCTTATTGTgcatcagaaaattcatactggagagacaCTTTATGAATGTAAGGAGTGTGGGAAGACTTTCCACTACAAGGCGGCACTTATTCGCCATCAAGGAATTCACACCgaagagaagccttatgaatgtggGGAATGTGGGAAGGCTTTCAGGCTTAAGACACAGCTTTCTCTGCATCATAttattcatactggagagaaaccttacaaATGTAGTATATGTGGGAAGGCCTTCAATAGGAAGTCAACTCTTAATGCgcatcagaaaattcatactggGAGAGACCCCTCATGA